One genomic window of Staphylococcus hsinchuensis includes the following:
- the qoxB gene encoding cytochrome aa3 quinol oxidase subunit I, giving the protein MNFPWDQLIVHGNWMITMAQIGAPFFIIGLIAVITYFKLWKYLYKEWFTSVDHKKIGAMYLICAVLMFVRGGIDALLLRAQLTIPDNKFLESNHYNEIFSTHGVIMIIFMAMPFVFGLWNVVVPLQIGARDVAFPVLNSISFWLFFSGMVLFNLSFIIGGSPAAGWTNYAPLAGEFSPGPGVNYYLVAIQISGIGSLMTGINFFVTILRCKTPTMKFMEMPMFTVTAFITALIVILAFPVLTVALALFTTDRIFDTTFFTVANGGMPMLWANFFWVWGHPEVYIVILPAFGIYSEIIPTFARKRLFGHQSMVWATAGIAFLSFLVWVHHFFTMGNGALINSFFSITTMLIGIPTGVKLFNWLFTLYQGRITFESPMLFSLAFIPNFLLGGVTGVMLAMAAADYQYHNTYFLVAHFHYTLVTGVVFAMLAGLIFWYPKMTGHKLNETLNKWCFWLFMIGFNVCFLPQFVLGLDGMPRRLYTYMPEDGWWLLNAISTLGALMMALGFMFLVASIVYSFFKSPREATGDNWDGLGRTLEWSTASAMPPKYNFAITPEWNDYDTFVDMKEHGRHYLDNHNYKDIHMPNNTIVGLLMGIFFTIGGFFFIFETMVPAIISLLGVFGTMIYRSFQIDHGYHIHASEVKETEERLRQARIKEQEAVRHES; this is encoded by the coding sequence ATGAACTTTCCATGGGATCAATTGATCGTTCATGGTAACTGGATGATTACAATGGCACAGATTGGTGCCCCATTCTTTATCATTGGACTCATTGCCGTTATTACGTACTTTAAATTATGGAAATATCTTTACAAGGAATGGTTCACGTCTGTCGACCATAAGAAAATTGGTGCGATGTACTTAATCTGTGCTGTACTGATGTTTGTCAGAGGTGGTATTGATGCATTATTACTACGTGCTCAATTAACGATTCCAGATAATAAATTCTTAGAATCTAACCACTATAATGAAATTTTCAGTACGCATGGTGTTATCATGATCATCTTCATGGCAATGCCTTTCGTATTCGGTTTATGGAATGTCGTAGTACCATTACAAATTGGTGCACGCGACGTAGCATTCCCAGTATTAAATAGTATTAGTTTCTGGTTATTCTTCTCTGGTATGGTGTTATTCAACCTATCATTCATTATCGGTGGTTCACCAGCAGCTGGTTGGACTAACTACGCACCACTTGCAGGAGAATTCAGTCCAGGACCTGGTGTTAACTATTACTTAGTAGCCATACAGATATCCGGTATTGGTTCACTGATGACCGGTATTAACTTCTTCGTAACGATACTAAGATGTAAAACACCTACAATGAAATTTATGGAAATGCCAATGTTCACAGTAACAGCATTCATCACAGCATTAATCGTTATCTTGGCATTCCCAGTACTTACAGTTGCGTTAGCATTATTTACAACTGATAGAATATTCGACACTACATTCTTTACAGTTGCAAATGGTGGTATGCCAATGCTCTGGGCAAACTTCTTCTGGGTATGGGGGCACCCTGAGGTTTATATCGTTATCTTGCCGGCATTTGGTATATATTCAGAAATCATACCTACCTTTGCCCGTAAACGTTTATTCGGACACCAAAGCATGGTTTGGGCAACAGCAGGTATCGCATTCTTAAGTTTCTTAGTTTGGGTTCACCATTTCTTCACAATGGGTAATGGTGCTTTAATTAACTCATTCTTCTCAATCACAACAATGTTGATAGGTATACCAACTGGTGTAAAATTATTCAACTGGTTATTCACTTTATATCAAGGTCGAATTACTTTCGAATCACCAATGTTATTCTCATTAGCTTTCATCCCTAACTTCTTATTAGGAGGAGTTACAGGTGTCATGTTAGCGATGGCAGCAGCCGATTACCAATACCACAATACGTACTTCCTAGTGGCACACTTCCACTACACATTAGTAACAGGTGTTGTATTCGCGATGTTAGCTGGTTTAATATTCTGGTATCCTAAGATGACTGGTCATAAGTTAAATGAAACATTAAATAAATGGTGTTTCTGGTTATTTATGATTGGCTTTAACGTTTGTTTCTTACCACAATTCGTATTAGGTCTTGATGGTATGCCACGTCGTTTATACACTTACATGCCTGAAGACGGCTGGTGGTTATTAAACGCAATCTCAACTCTAGGTGCCCTAATGATGGCACTAGGATTTATGTTCTTAGTAGCAAGTATCGTATACAGCTTCTTCAAATCACCACGTGAAGCAACTGGTGATAACTGGGATGGCTTAGGACGTACTTTAGAATGGTCAACTGCTTCAGCAATGCCACCTAAGTACAACTTCGCTATTACTCCAGAATGGAATGACTATGATACTTTTGTTGATATGAAAGAACACGGTAGACATTATTTAGATAATCACAATTACAAAGACATCCACATGCCAAACAATACAATTGTTGGTCTATTGATGGGTATATTCTTCACAATCGGTGGTTTCTTCTTTATCTTTGAAACTATGGTTCCAGCAATTATTTCATTACTTGGTGTCTTTGGTACTATGATTTACCGCAGTTTCCAAATTGATCATGGTTACCATATCCATGCATCAGAAGTTAAAGAAACTGAAGAACGTTTACGTCAAGCACGTATTAAAGAACAGGAGGCTGTAAGACATGAGTCATAA
- the qoxA gene encoding cytochrome aa3 quinol oxidase subunit II has product MSKFKSLLLLLGSLMLLSGCSNVEVLNPKGPMASDSRFLIIYSIIFMLVIIAAVLIMFALFLWKYRIGNTKESGKMHHNSLMELIWFIIPVIIVIALAIPTVKSLYEYDKPVKKKDDPLVVYATSAGFKWFFSYPEQKVETINHLTIPKDRPVVFKLQSMDTMTSFWIPQLGGQKYAMTGMTMDWTLTASEEGKFRGRNSNFNGEGFARQTFDVNSVSQKDFDKWVKKAQSKKKLKQDTFDKQLLPTTENKKLTFSGTHMAFVDPAADPEYLFYAYDRYNYVQKDPNFNSEKQIKEDVLDKPDQPARKPKITNPNYKRHGMTPTILKNDEPYDSEFKEKESHNMDEMEKLSEGAKDKEASKIEKKDQENGGGH; this is encoded by the coding sequence GTGTCAAAATTTAAGTCTTTGCTTCTACTATTAGGGTCACTTATGTTACTAAGTGGTTGTTCTAATGTAGAAGTTTTAAACCCAAAAGGGCCAATGGCAAGCGATTCTAGATTCTTGATTATCTATTCAATTATCTTCATGCTTGTTATCATTGCCGCGGTGCTTATAATGTTCGCGCTATTCCTATGGAAATATAGAATAGGAAACACCAAAGAATCTGGTAAAATGCACCACAATTCCTTAATGGAACTTATCTGGTTTATTATTCCAGTCATCATCGTAATTGCTTTAGCTATTCCAACAGTTAAATCACTTTACGAATATGACAAACCAGTTAAGAAAAAGGATGACCCGCTTGTTGTTTATGCTACAAGTGCTGGTTTTAAATGGTTCTTCAGTTATCCTGAACAAAAGGTAGAAACGATTAACCATTTAACAATTCCTAAGGATCGTCCTGTTGTCTTCAAACTCCAATCAATGGATACGATGACAAGTTTCTGGATTCCTCAACTAGGTGGTCAAAAATACGCTATGACAGGTATGACAATGGATTGGACCTTAACAGCTAGTGAAGAAGGTAAATTCAGAGGACGAAACTCAAACTTCAACGGTGAAGGTTTCGCCCGTCAAACTTTCGATGTTAACTCAGTCAGTCAAAAAGATTTTGATAAATGGGTGAAAAAAGCTCAATCTAAGAAAAAATTAAAACAAGATACATTTGATAAGCAACTTTTACCTACGACTGAAAACAAAAAATTAACATTCAGTGGTACGCATATGGCGTTTGTCGATCCTGCAGCTGATCCAGAATATTTATTCTATGCATACGATCGTTATAACTATGTTCAAAAAGATCCAAACTTTAATTCTGAAAAACAAATTAAAGAAGATGTATTAGATAAACCTGATCAACCTGCACGTAAGCCTAAGATCACAAACCCTAACTATAAACGTCATGGCATGACACCTACGATTCTGAAAAATGACGAACCATATGACAGTGAATTCAAAGAAAAAGAATCACATAATATGGATGAAATGGAAAAACTCTCTGAAGGTGCTAAAGACAAAGAAGCATCTAAAATTGAGAAAAAAGACCAAGAAAATGGAGGTGGACATTAA
- a CDS encoding immunoglobulin-like domain-containing protein has translation MNKLIQSLSAIGVSATLVTPNLSAEATDNTIPQLKGTKDTVIEKGEYYNLLKGVSAYDKEDGDLTHKITVDSDINTDKVGKYKVVYKVEDSDGAVNESTHYVEVK, from the coding sequence ATGAATAAATTAATACAATCATTATCAGCAATTGGCGTTTCAGCTACATTAGTAACCCCTAACCTAAGTGCTGAAGCTACTGACAATACAATTCCCCAACTCAAAGGCACAAAAGACACAGTTATTGAAAAAGGAGAATATTACAATCTACTTAAAGGCGTAAGCGCTTATGACAAAGAAGATGGTGATTTAACTCACAAAATTACTGTTGATAGTGACATTAATACAGATAAAGTTGGTAAATACAAAGTCGTTTATAAAGTTGAAGATTCTGATGGTGCAGTCAATGAGTCAACGCATTATGTAGAAGTAAAATAA
- a CDS encoding globin domain-containing protein, protein MLNENEKNIIQQTVPVLQEKGVAITSYFYKSMFNQHPELKNMFNQTNQKKGLQSTALAQSVLAAAMNIEDLTRILPVVEEIAYKHCALQVPPAGYDIVGKHLLEAIQEVLDLDSEDEIVVTWGKAYQEIADVFIKVEQQIYEQMAWEGFELFEILQIEQVSTDIKSFTVKSEQFDFSHFTPGQFITVDIESEHLPYRAKRHYSIIEGNNDTLTFAVKRDTSTEHEGEVSTVLHDEYKVGDQIQLSAPVGAFSIQNETHPQLFIGSGIGVTPLIPMFKQLSKGENEVNFIQNTSDINDVPFEETLTEIAESGNNSSYVIYDKRKNGYIDESYLKNYINDETEIYVCGGQSFLQSMIETLKAMGIAPSKIHFESFIPKLSIQA, encoded by the coding sequence ATGTTAAATGAAAATGAAAAAAATATTATTCAACAAACAGTACCAGTTTTACAAGAAAAGGGCGTAGCAATCACTTCTTATTTTTATAAAAGCATGTTTAATCAGCATCCTGAACTAAAAAATATGTTTAATCAAACGAATCAGAAAAAAGGTTTACAATCAACTGCATTAGCACAAAGCGTTCTCGCAGCAGCAATGAATATTGAAGATCTAACGCGTATATTACCTGTTGTAGAAGAAATAGCGTATAAACATTGTGCATTACAAGTACCACCAGCTGGATATGACATTGTAGGAAAGCATTTGTTAGAAGCTATACAAGAAGTATTAGATTTAGATAGCGAGGATGAAATCGTCGTAACGTGGGGAAAAGCTTACCAAGAAATCGCTGATGTCTTTATTAAAGTAGAACAACAAATATATGAACAAATGGCTTGGGAAGGATTCGAATTATTCGAAATTTTACAAATTGAACAAGTTTCAACAGATATTAAATCATTCACAGTAAAATCAGAACAGTTCGATTTCAGTCATTTTACACCAGGTCAATTTATTACAGTTGATATAGAAAGTGAACATCTACCATACCGTGCAAAACGACACTATTCTATTATTGAAGGAAATAATGATACATTAACTTTCGCAGTAAAGCGAGATACGTCAACAGAACATGAAGGTGAAGTTTCTACCGTTTTACATGATGAATACAAAGTCGGTGATCAAATTCAATTATCTGCACCTGTAGGCGCTTTTTCTATTCAAAATGAAACGCATCCACAACTATTTATTGGTTCTGGTATAGGTGTAACGCCATTAATTCCAATGTTCAAACAACTTTCGAAAGGGGAAAATGAAGTTAATTTTATTCAAAACACTTCTGATATAAATGATGTTCCTTTTGAAGAAACATTAACTGAAATTGCAGAATCTGGAAATAATAGTAGCTATGTAATATATGATAAACGTAAAAATGGCTATATTGATGAAAGCTATTTAAAAAATTATATTAATGATGAAACTGAAATTTATGTGTGCGGTGGCCAATCATTTTTACAATCTATGATTGAAACATTGAAAGCTATGGGCATCGCGCCTTCGAAAATTCATTTCGAATCATTTATACCTAAATTAAGCATACAAGCATAA
- a CDS encoding DUF3139 domain-containing protein, with product MKKIFKIISIVVIILIIALVVIIYAGKHMYLNYQKHEEAKIKEKVHRVLKKKGWEKRIKTEEPTFTLNTGYNYLEVTYKDEPYNTYQYDVDDNGKITGDANLKDKYNKYWNNKKKREKYKKRHHFDEKYDLK from the coding sequence ATGAAAAAAATATTTAAAATTATTTCAATTGTCGTCATTATTTTAATTATTGCTTTAGTCGTAATTATCTATGCAGGAAAACATATGTATTTAAATTATCAAAAACATGAAGAAGCTAAAATCAAAGAGAAAGTTCATCGTGTACTTAAGAAAAAAGGGTGGGAAAAGAGAATCAAAACAGAAGAGCCCACTTTCACGTTAAATACTGGATATAACTATTTAGAAGTCACTTATAAAGATGAACCTTATAATACATATCAATATGATGTTGATGATAATGGTAAAATAACTGGTGATGCAAATTTAAAAGATAAATATAATAAATATTGGAATAATAAGAAAAAGCGTGAAAAATATAAAAAGAGACATCACTTTGATGAAAAATATGATTTGAAATAA
- a CDS encoding DUF3139 domain-containing protein: MNKTLKILIISIICIILTLTVWILSVIAYQKHKSEKIIDHVIERKGWDKKIKHEKMSFNIMMGDAEKWVVYKDQPNVHYCYVVTPKPALSNSDNDYVVTDMTELEKKESYYKYILEEEPYVSKNKS, encoded by the coding sequence ATGAACAAGACCTTAAAAATTTTAATAATTTCTATTATTTGTATCATTCTTACCTTAACAGTTTGGATTTTAAGTGTGATTGCTTATCAGAAACATAAGAGTGAGAAAATTATCGATCATGTCATAGAACGTAAAGGTTGGGACAAAAAAATAAAACACGAAAAGATGAGCTTTAATATAATGATGGGCGACGCTGAAAAATGGGTTGTATATAAAGATCAACCTAATGTTCATTATTGTTATGTAGTAACCCCAAAACCTGCACTTAGTAATAGTGACAATGATTATGTTGTTACTGATATGACTGAATTAGAAAAAAAGGAATCTTACTATAAATATATTTTAGAGGAAGAACCCTATGTGTCTAAGAACAAATCGTAA
- the folD gene encoding bifunctional methylenetetrahydrofolate dehydrogenase/methenyltetrahydrofolate cyclohydrolase FolD has translation MVAKILDGKQIAKDYRAGLQEQVETLKSQGYTPKLSVILVGNDGASQSYVNAKKKAAEKIGMISEIVHLDESTSEEEVLNELNRLNEDDSVSGILVQVPLPEQVSEQKVLESINPDKDVDGFHPINIGKLYIDEQTFVPCTPLGIMEILNHADMDIEGKDAVILGRSHIVGQPVSKLLLQKNASVTILHSKTKDMHQHLKNAYIIVSAVGRPGLVTKDDVKEGAVVVDVGNTPDENGKLKGDVEYEDVKEIAGAITPVPGGVGPMTITMVLNNTLIAEKMRRGIK, from the coding sequence ATGGTCGCAAAAATTTTAGATGGTAAGCAAATTGCTAAAGACTATAGAGCAGGACTTCAAGAACAAGTTGAAACATTAAAATCACAAGGTTATACACCTAAATTATCAGTTATATTAGTAGGTAATGATGGTGCTAGCCAAAGTTATGTAAATGCAAAGAAAAAGGCAGCAGAAAAAATTGGTATGATTTCTGAAATCGTACATTTAGATGAATCTACGAGTGAAGAGGAAGTATTAAACGAACTAAACCGTTTAAATGAAGATGATTCTGTAAGTGGTATTCTCGTTCAAGTTCCACTACCTGAACAAGTTAGCGAACAAAAAGTATTAGAATCAATCAACCCAGATAAAGATGTGGACGGTTTCCATCCTATTAATATTGGTAAATTATATATCGATGAACAAACTTTCGTTCCGTGTACACCATTAGGTATTATGGAAATTTTAAACCACGCAGATATGGATATCGAAGGTAAAGATGCGGTCATCTTAGGTCGTAGTCACATCGTAGGGCAACCAGTTTCTAAACTTTTACTACAAAAAAATGCTTCAGTTACGATACTACATTCAAAAACAAAAGATATGCATCAACATTTAAAAAATGCCTATATCATTGTAAGTGCGGTAGGTAGACCTGGATTAGTTACTAAAGATGATGTTAAAGAAGGTGCAGTTGTAGTAGACGTTGGTAACACACCAGATGAAAATGGAAAATTAAAAGGTGACGTTGAATACGAAGACGTTAAAGAAATTGCAGGTGCAATCACACCAGTACCTGGTGGCGTTGGCCCAATGACAATCACAATGGTGTTAAATAATACATTAATCGCAGAAAAAATGCGCAGAGGTATTAAATAG
- the purE gene encoding 5-(carboxyamino)imidazole ribonucleotide mutase — translation MRVVVIMGSSSDWETMKESCAMLEEFEIPYDKKVVSAHRTPQLMFEFSNEARANGYDVIIAGAGGAAHLPGMVASMTTLPVIGVPIESKSLKGLDSLLSIVQMPGGIPVATTAIGKSGAKNAGILAARMLSIQNDEVREKLENYERSLVEKVSEMQREL, via the coding sequence TTGAGAGTGGTAGTCATTATGGGTAGTTCTTCAGATTGGGAAACAATGAAAGAAAGTTGCGCAATGCTTGAAGAATTCGAAATTCCGTACGATAAAAAGGTAGTTTCAGCACATCGTACGCCACAATTAATGTTTGAATTTTCAAATGAAGCAAGAGCAAATGGTTACGATGTTATTATAGCTGGCGCAGGTGGTGCAGCTCATTTACCAGGTATGGTTGCGTCTATGACAACTTTACCAGTTATAGGTGTGCCAATTGAGTCTAAGAGCTTGAAAGGATTAGATTCTTTATTATCAATCGTTCAAATGCCAGGTGGTATTCCTGTTGCAACAACAGCTATAGGTAAATCAGGAGCCAAAAACGCAGGCATTTTAGCTGCAAGAATGCTCAGTATTCAAAATGATGAAGTACGTGAAAAATTAGAAAATTATGAAAGATCATTGGTTGAGAAAGTGAGTGAAATGCAACGTGAACTTTAA
- the purK gene encoding 5-(carboxyamino)imidazole ribonucleotide synthase gives MNFKTLNFGSTIGIIGGGQLGKMMAQSAQKMGYKVIVLDPDEACPCQYVANDFINSNYDDIDALNKLGKLSDVITYEFENISATQLQTLVSTYNIPQGYEAIQLLQDRLTEKESLQAAQTKIAPFVQISEPSDLQEAIDTIGYPFILKTRFGGYDGKGQILVEDESALDEATELVKEQECVAEQYLALQQEVSLTVTIGNDNQIAYFPLQENEHQNQILFKTIVPARSDKTQEAREEVEKIINHIHFVGTFTVEFFIDVNDNLYVNEIAPRPHNSGHYSIEACDYSQFDTHILAVTGQQLPANIELLKPAVMMNLLGRDLDLLEDQFSSHPEWHVHVYGKTERKPDRKMGHITILTDDVNQTESEMLEKFEGRYN, from the coding sequence GTGAACTTTAAAACATTGAACTTTGGTTCAACAATTGGAATTATAGGCGGCGGACAACTTGGTAAGATGATGGCCCAGTCAGCACAAAAGATGGGTTACAAGGTCATCGTATTGGATCCGGACGAAGCATGTCCTTGTCAGTATGTTGCCAATGATTTTATCAATTCGAATTATGACGACATTGATGCACTGAATAAATTAGGTAAACTGTCAGATGTAATTACGTATGAATTTGAAAATATTTCAGCAACACAGTTACAAACATTAGTCTCAACATATAATATTCCTCAAGGATACGAAGCTATTCAATTACTACAAGATAGATTGACGGAAAAAGAATCACTCCAAGCGGCTCAAACGAAAATTGCTCCTTTCGTACAAATATCTGAGCCTAGTGATTTACAAGAGGCTATAGATACAATCGGTTATCCTTTTATCTTAAAAACGAGATTCGGTGGATATGATGGTAAAGGTCAAATATTAGTTGAAGATGAGAGTGCATTAGATGAAGCTACTGAACTTGTAAAAGAACAAGAATGCGTGGCTGAACAATATTTAGCATTACAACAGGAAGTATCTCTAACCGTGACAATCGGTAACGATAACCAAATTGCGTATTTCCCACTACAGGAAAATGAACATCAAAATCAAATATTATTTAAAACAATCGTTCCTGCACGATCAGATAAAACGCAGGAAGCACGTGAAGAAGTTGAAAAAATTATCAATCATATTCACTTTGTAGGTACTTTTACAGTAGAGTTCTTTATTGATGTAAATGATAATTTATACGTTAATGAAATTGCACCAAGACCTCACAATTCTGGACATTATTCAATTGAGGCGTGTGATTATTCGCAATTTGACACACACATTTTAGCTGTGACTGGTCAACAATTACCTGCGAATATTGAATTACTTAAACCAGCTGTCATGATGAACCTATTAGGCAGAGATTTAGATTTACTTGAAGATCAATTTAGTTCGCATCCTGAATGGCATGTCCATGTATATGGAAAGACTGAGCGTAAACCTGATAGAAAAATGGGACACATTACAATCTTAACGGATGATGTTAATCAAACTGAGAGTGAAATGTTAGAGAAATTTGAAGGGAGATATAATTAA
- the purC gene encoding phosphoribosylaminoimidazolesuccinocarboxamide synthase — MSLLYEGKAKRIYSTEQSDVLRVEYKDEVTAGNGAKKDSIEGKGRLNNLITSKIFEYIQSKGVNSHFVKQLSETEQLVKSVEIIPLEVVVRNIAAGSITKRLGFEKGHEFDTPLVEFFYKNDDLNDPLITEDHIQLLHLASEAEVGHLKQAALEVNQALVNLMDEMNLRLVDFKIEFGRTPEGKILLADEISPDTCRIWEKHSDKNLDKDVYREDTGSIIDTYETFLNKLEAL; from the coding sequence ATGTCTTTATTATATGAAGGTAAAGCAAAACGTATCTATTCAACTGAGCAATCTGATGTATTACGCGTTGAGTATAAAGACGAAGTGACAGCAGGAAACGGTGCTAAGAAAGATTCAATCGAAGGGAAAGGTCGTTTAAACAATCTGATTACTTCAAAAATATTTGAATATATTCAATCTAAAGGCGTAAATAGTCATTTTGTAAAGCAACTCTCTGAAACGGAACAACTTGTTAAATCAGTAGAAATTATCCCATTAGAAGTAGTAGTCCGAAACATTGCAGCTGGCTCAATTACAAAACGTCTTGGTTTTGAAAAAGGTCACGAATTTGACACACCGTTAGTCGAATTTTTCTATAAGAATGATGACCTCAATGATCCACTAATTACCGAAGACCATATCCAATTATTGCACCTTGCTTCTGAAGCAGAAGTAGGTCATTTAAAACAAGCTGCACTTGAAGTAAATCAAGCATTAGTTAACTTAATGGATGAAATGAATTTAAGATTAGTAGATTTTAAAATCGAGTTTGGCCGTACACCAGAGGGTAAAATATTACTAGCAGACGAAATTTCTCCTGATACATGTCGTATTTGGGAAAAGCATAGTGATAAAAACTTAGATAAAGACGTTTATCGTGAAGACACAGGTTCAATTATTGACACATATGAAACTTTCTTAAATAAATTGGAGGCATTATAA
- the purS gene encoding phosphoribosylformylglycinamidine synthase subunit PurS — MKTIELHITLQPQVLDTQGQALNRAVHDLGYTQVNDIRVGKVLYMTVDEATDEAVNNVVTTLSEKLFANTVIEEYSYKVVEEGEKA; from the coding sequence ATGAAAACTATTGAATTGCATATCACATTACAACCACAAGTATTAGATACTCAAGGACAAGCGTTAAACCGTGCGGTACATGATTTAGGTTATACGCAGGTGAATGATATTCGCGTTGGTAAGGTTTTATACATGACAGTAGATGAAGCGACAGATGAAGCGGTAAATAATGTCGTAACTACATTAAGTGAGAAACTATTTGCAAATACGGTTATCGAAGAATATAGCTACAAAGTCGTGGAAGAAGGAGAGAAAGCATAA
- the purQ gene encoding phosphoribosylformylglycinamidine synthase I, protein MKFAVLKFPGSNCDRDMYNAAIKSGVDADYVDYRNTSLEGFDGVLIPGGFSFGDYLRSGAMASVAPIIKEVKRLADEGKPVLGVCNGFQILTEIGLLPGALLHNDSHLFVSRNESLKVINNETPYTNLYDKDEVVVYPVAHGEGHYYCTSEMYEDLEKNNQIILKYEDNPNGSYNDIAGIVNKEGNVCGMMPHPERAIESILGTDSGMKLFEAMVNSWREQNV, encoded by the coding sequence ATGAAGTTTGCAGTGCTTAAATTTCCAGGGTCAAACTGTGACCGTGATATGTACAATGCAGCCATAAAATCTGGCGTAGATGCAGATTACGTTGATTATCGTAATACATCTTTAGAAGGCTTTGATGGGGTGCTTATCCCTGGAGGATTTTCATTTGGTGATTATTTAAGATCAGGTGCAATGGCTAGTGTGGCACCTATTATAAAGGAAGTAAAACGTTTAGCGGACGAAGGTAAACCTGTATTAGGTGTGTGTAATGGTTTCCAAATTTTAACTGAAATAGGTTTATTACCTGGTGCTTTATTACACAATGATTCTCATCTATTTGTTAGTCGTAATGAATCACTAAAAGTTATCAATAATGAAACACCGTATACAAATTTATACGATAAAGATGAAGTCGTAGTATATCCTGTTGCACATGGTGAGGGACATTATTATTGCACGTCAGAAATGTACGAAGATTTAGAAAAAAATAATCAAATTATTTTAAAATACGAAGACAATCCTAACGGTTCATACAATGATATTGCTGGTATCGTAAATAAAGAAGGAAATGTCTGTGGAATGATGCCACATCCTGAACGCGCAATAGAGTCTATTTTAGGAACAGATAGTGGTATGAAATTATTTGAAGCAATGGTGAATAGTTGGAGGGAACAAAATGTCTAA